CAGGGAACCCGCGAGCAACCGGATACGGCCGGTGGTCAGTGAGCCAGGCCCAACGGCCATACCGAAAGCGGACTCCGATATTGGCCCGCGATGAGGAAGTTCGCCGGTCAACTTCTTCAGCAGCTGGCCCCTCGATGAGCTGACGGACATCCCTCAGATCACGTTCAGCATCACCTCGGCGCAATGCAGCGACATCACCGGTGTGTCAGGAGCCGTTCAGCAGAACGAGATCCGGTCGCAGCGCCTCCCTGCCCGTACAGCCGCAGCGGAATTCCGGCGCCCCTACCGCTCAGGAAAGCGAGAAGCCCATGTCAGCACCCACCCTGTCAGCACCCGCCGCGCCGCTTCTGCCGACCGCGTGCACCATCGACCCTCCTCGGCACGCTCCCTCCCCATCGGCTCCCAGACGCCTGGGCCTGCTATCGCCCAAGCGCGACTGTGATGATCCGGTCTCGCCGCCGTACCGAACGGCTGCGGCCGCGACGCGCAGTACGCACCCCTCCGCAACGGATCCAACCACGTCGGACGAGGCCCAAGGGGAGGCTCTGCCACTCACCCCGCAGCGGCGGACAGCCCTCATCGAGCAGCTGTACACGGAAAACGCCCTCTACCTCACATCCCTGCTGCTCTCACGCGTCAACGGCGACCGCCAGATCGCGGAGGACATCGTGCAGGAGACAATGCTGCGGGCCTGGTCCAACGCCGAGAAACTCTCCGCCGAACCCGAAGGCGCACGCCCATGGCTGATCACCGTCGCCAAGAACCTCCTCATCGACCTCCACCGCCGCAGCCAGTGCCGCCCCCAAGAAATCCCCTACAACCCCTCCCGGCCCAGCCACATGCTCACCAGCATAGACATCTCCGGACGCATCGTGAGCGAGCTGACCGTCCAGCAGATCCTGCACAAGCTCACACCACAACAGAGCGACATCATCCGACGCGTCTACCTGATGGACCACTCCCTGGAGGAAGTCGCCACCGCACTCGACATACCCCAAGGCACCGTCAAATCACGCCTCTTCTACGCCCTACGGTCCCTGGGAAACATCCTCGCCCGCGCAGAAGCCCACGCCGACCTCAACCGATGACCAGGAACCTCACGATCCAACGTGAACCCGCTCCCTCTGCTCGTCGGCTCGGTCAAACGCCACGGGGTCGAGCCGGTCGATGCGGTTCCCGAGCTGGAGGCGCCGCTGCTGGAGTTCGGTGCGCGGACCAGCATGATTCCTCGGGACACGGTGCACCACTACATAGGCTGGAACCCGACCGGTTCTCGAGAGCGGATGTACACACGGGTGACCGGATGGAGCGAATGCTCAAGTTCCGTAGCAATGACCCCGCAGGCCACGCACCGCACAGAACTCGTCGGCCCGGCCAGCCCAGCCAGAAACATAGTGTCGCGACATTCCCACCCTCAGCGCTTCCTACATCTTCACCGCAAGCGCATCGAAAAACCACGACCCAAAACCGCAAACCGCACGTGTCCGTTTACAGAGAGTCTTTTCGTACGTACTGAGGGGTGCCATGGTGATCGACGAGCAACACGGAAGCGCTACGCCAATCCGGTTCTGGCGCCGACGGCTCGAGTCAATGTGGCACCACCGGGCAGCGGTCCTGCTGGTGTGTCTGCTGCCCTTACCCGCCGCGGCCGCCATCCTCGGGTGGCCACCGTTCGACCGGTAAAGACGTTGACCGCGAGAAGTTCGTCCGGTTCCCGGTTCAGAATGGCCAGGGCGCCGATGGCGGCTCCCAGCTCGCCCATGGCAGCTGTGGCGCGGACGCCGTCGCCGGTGCTGGCAACCTCACATACTCGGACGCGCCTGGGTGCTCATGCATCGCCGCATGACGGCAGGACTTCGCCAACGCAGTGGTGCCGAAGCGGCACATCGTCACCGTCGACGTGGGATCGGCGATTCTTGTGCAGAGCGTGGCAGGCTGCGACTGCGGCAGTACGCTTTGTGCCGAGCGGGAAATTGGCTGGTGAGGCGGGGTGGAGGCCACATGACGGCGAGTGCAGGACATACCACTCCTAAACCCCGGATATCTCCTCCGAGGCGAGGAGAATCGACGATGGCGTTGGGTCTCCCGGATCGTCTTGTGGGACGCGAGGCCGAGCTGACGGTATTGCGAGATGCCATCGCACAGCTGCAGGCGGGCACCGGCGGGGTGGTTCTGGTCGAAGGTGAGCCCGGTATCGGCAAGTCGTCGCTGGTCGCCGCAGCGACCGCGGCCGGCCAGGACGCGGGCTGCACAGTGCTGTTCGGCGTCGCCGATCAGGCCACTCACCCTTTGCCGCTGCGCTTGCTGTACGACTGCCTCGGGATCACGCAGCACGCGACCGACCCACGCAACGCGGAGTTCCTGCGCGTCGCGCGCGCCGAGTGGCCTGACGCCCTCCTGAGCAACGCCGTACACGCCGCAGTGCCCGACATGCTCGTCACCCTCATCGAGGAGGACTGCACCAGCGCGCCGACCATGATGGTGCTCGACGATGTGCAGTGGGCCGACGACATGTCACTGGATGTGTGCCGGCGCCTGGCATCAACCGCCGCGCACCTACCGCTGTTGTTGGTCCTGTCCTGCCGACCGGTTCCCCGTGGATGGGGGATGCGACAACTGCGCGCCGCTCTACGCGGCCACACCACGGCAACGATCTCGCTGGGGCCACTTGGTCCGGACGCTATCTATGATCTGCTGGCCGATGTCGTCGGCGCTCCCCCGGGCCCTGCGTTGGTCGATCTTGCCGCTCAGACCAGCGGCAATCCCCTGTACGCGCGGGAGCTGGTCGAGTCCCTGGTACGTGAAGGGGGGGTGACGGTCGGCGAGCACGCCGAGCTGCGGGAGACCTCGTTGAGCACAGTCCGGCGGTCGTTGGCTGCGGCGCTGGACAGCCGGTTGAGCTTCGTCGGCGCCGAGGCGCTGGACATGCTGCGGGTGGCCGCGCTGCTCGGCCGGGAGTTCGCGGTGACGGAGGTGGCAGCCCTCCTGGGCCGGTCCACCATCGGCATCGCTAATTATCTGCAAGAGGCTGCCGCAGCCGGGATCCTCGTCGACGCCGGTCAGCAGATGGCATTCCGGCATCCACTGATCCGCCAGGCACTTTACGACGGCATGCCGACGGCATTGCGCGTCGCGCTGCACCAGGACGCGGCCCGGGCGCTCCACGACATCGGCAGTGTCGAGCCTCAACGTGTGGCGCAGCAACTGCTGGAGTCGGGCCGCGTCGGCAACCGCTGGGCGCGGCGCTGGCTCGCCGACAGCGCACCGGTGCTGGCGGTCAGGGCGCCCCACATCGCTACTGAGCTGCTGCATCGGGAACTGGAGCATGGGGTCGCAGACGACAGTGACCGTGCCGTGTTCAGCGTGGCCCTTGCCCAGATTCTGATCGGCACTGGTGATCACGAGAAAGCCGCGATCCGCGCCCGGCAGGCCCTGGCGGTGTCGAAGGATCCGGCCGACCGGGGACGGATGTACTGGGTGTTGGCCCGGGCACTGTTCAGTGGCGGTGACAACCACGCAGCCGTCGCAGCCCTGGGGCAGGCGTTGAAGCAAACCGACGTGCCAGACGCCTGGCGAGCTCGGTTGCTCGGCTCACTGGCGATGTTCCAACGAGCGGGCACGGGCGCGCTCGACGCCGCCGGCTCCACCGCGCGCCGCGCCCTGGAGATCGGCGAGAAAGCTGGGGACACTGTCGCCGTCGCATACGCGCTCACCAATCTGTGGGCCAACCATTCTGTGCAGCGGCGGCACCTGTCGGCGCTGGAATGCGTGGACCAGGCGCTACAGACGCTGAGCAACAACGACAACCACGCGGACCTGCGGGCTTATGCGTTGCACGCCAGGATCTTCACCCTGCAGAACTTGAGCCGTTGG
This is a stretch of genomic DNA from Streptomyces sp. NBC_01717. It encodes these proteins:
- a CDS encoding helix-turn-helix transcriptional regulator, yielding MALGLPDRLVGREAELTVLRDAIAQLQAGTGGVVLVEGEPGIGKSSLVAAATAAGQDAGCTVLFGVADQATHPLPLRLLYDCLGITQHATDPRNAEFLRVARAEWPDALLSNAVHAAVPDMLVTLIEEDCTSAPTMMVLDDVQWADDMSLDVCRRLASTAAHLPLLLVLSCRPVPRGWGMRQLRAALRGHTTATISLGPLGPDAIYDLLADVVGAPPGPALVDLAAQTSGNPLYARELVESLVREGGVTVGEHAELRETSLSTVRRSLAAALDSRLSFVGAEALDMLRVAALLGREFAVTEVAALLGRSTIGIANYLQEAAAAGILVDAGQQMAFRHPLIRQALYDGMPTALRVALHQDAARALHDIGSVEPQRVAQQLLESGRVGNRWARRWLADSAPVLAVRAPHIATELLHRELEHGVADDSDRAVFSVALAQILIGTGDHEKAAIRARQALAVSKDPADRGRMYWVLARALFSGGDNHAAVAALGQALKQTDVPDAWRARLLGSLAMFQRAGTGALDAAGSTARRALEIGEKAGDTVAVAYALTNLWANHSVQRRHLSALECVDQALQTLSNNDNHADLRAYALHARIFTLQNLSRWSDAEKALREARQFLFNSDRGEDTMSSVTAAVLMYWLGQWDDALAELDSVDHSISAMTYRGLRESGPVWLWHGVAALVAVRRDDRATADAHLRAGLRQPPVTIADRENTDFMLFAQALAAEQDGDQHRALSHLGGLLARQPSEMTLIHQWLPGVLRLALAVDDRSAAVAALEACRAEAAAEQVPARAAAAADWCTGLYERDTAPLRSAIEHYRAVGVRVEQAGALEDLAVVLAEQGNTAESKHVIGEAIDLYSRFGAAWDIRRAEGRLRQYGIRCGVRGSRPKRPTHGWDALTPAENKVALLVATGCSTSDIAQSMYLTRRTVQTHISHILAKLGMSSRVEIAREAFNRNPTVISTDQ
- a CDS encoding sigma-70 family RNA polymerase sigma factor — translated: MSAPTLSAPAAPLLPTACTIDPPRHAPSPSAPRRLGLLSPKRDCDDPVSPPYRTAAAATRSTHPSATDPTTSDEAQGEALPLTPQRRTALIEQLYTENALYLTSLLLSRVNGDRQIAEDIVQETMLRAWSNAEKLSAEPEGARPWLITVAKNLLIDLHRRSQCRPQEIPYNPSRPSHMLTSIDISGRIVSELTVQQILHKLTPQQSDIIRRVYLMDHSLEEVATALDIPQGTVKSRLFYALRSLGNILARAEAHADLNR